The bacterium genome includes a window with the following:
- a CDS encoding response regulator: MGNQLTVFFIEDDPYIAHILSDSLVKNGFAVMHVGDGEEALKLADNSETMKTVAIVLLDLLLPNVHGFEVLKRLKANEASRDIPVIILTNIVDQEMLKESKRLGAADYLVKAECSTKEIIARINVLLHRSTDQETRKQ, translated from the coding sequence ATGGGGAATCAACTGACAGTCTTTTTTATTGAGGACGACCCGTATATTGCTCATATCCTCTCTGACAGCCTGGTAAAAAATGGTTTCGCGGTGATGCATGTCGGTGATGGCGAGGAAGCCCTCAAACTTGCCGACAATAGCGAGACCATGAAAACCGTTGCCATTGTGCTCCTCGACCTGCTTTTACCGAACGTGCATGGCTTTGAAGTACTGAAGCGGCTTAAGGCCAATGAAGCGTCGCGTGACATACCCGTGATTATTCTGACCAATATTGTGGACCAGGAGATGCTCAAAGAAAGTAAACGACTCGGTGCCGCGGACTATCTCGTCAAAGCAGAGTGTTCTACGAAGGAAATCATCGCGCGCATTAATGTTCTGCTTCACAGAAGCACCGACCAGGAGACTCGGAAACAGTAG
- the cysS gene encoding cysteine--tRNA ligase, giving the protein MGLRFYNTLSRAKEEFAPAGSTTARVYSCGPTVYSRQHIGNMRAAVFVDVLKRALRYDGYDVEDVVNITDVGHLASDEDEGEDKVARAARESGTDPADVARHFEELYWDDLKRLNIVPPQYRPRATEHIREQVDFIRALEARGLTYATDDGVYFDTEKLPRYGELSRQPLEGKEAGARVAVRGGKHNPRDFALWKFLVGEHAAHAMRWESPWGAGFPGWHIECSAMGRRYLGETIDIHTGGIEHIPIHHENEIAQNEGSGLLTVRFWVHNEHLLLEGGKMSKSLGNILSLDDLAARGVSPLSFRYWLLTAHYRSPVNFTWAAVTGAQHALSRLSQYAVSARGGSDPPREEGQTLLAQTRTTQTYNDRFIERINDDLDTPGALAALWHMVKDDSVPIEEKREALLDFDRVLGLGFKERGGELAALAEEPVVPIENLPEDVQNLVRERDKARSEKDWARADALRAAIHSRGVNIEDTARGSVISFQKAP; this is encoded by the coding sequence ATGGGACTGCGGTTCTATAACACGCTCTCGCGCGCGAAAGAGGAGTTCGCTCCTGCGGGTAGCACGACTGCGCGGGTATACTCCTGCGGTCCAACGGTCTACTCCCGTCAACATATCGGCAATATGCGGGCTGCGGTGTTCGTGGACGTCCTGAAGCGCGCGCTCCGATACGATGGCTACGATGTCGAGGATGTGGTCAATATCACCGACGTCGGCCATCTTGCCTCAGATGAGGATGAAGGCGAGGATAAGGTTGCGCGCGCGGCGCGCGAGAGCGGCACAGACCCCGCCGATGTTGCGCGGCATTTCGAGGAGCTCTACTGGGATGATCTCAAGCGGCTTAACATCGTACCCCCCCAATACCGCCCGAGAGCAACTGAGCACATCAGAGAGCAGGTTGACTTCATCCGGGCGCTTGAGGCGCGCGGCCTCACCTATGCAACTGACGACGGCGTGTATTTCGACACCGAGAAGTTGCCGCGCTACGGAGAGCTCTCGCGACAACCGCTCGAAGGGAAAGAGGCAGGCGCGAGAGTCGCGGTTCGGGGAGGCAAACACAACCCGCGCGACTTCGCGCTCTGGAAATTTCTTGTGGGAGAACATGCGGCGCACGCCATGCGTTGGGAGTCGCCATGGGGCGCGGGCTTCCCGGGCTGGCACATCGAGTGCTCGGCAATGGGCCGTCGCTACCTCGGCGAGACTATTGACATCCACACCGGCGGAATTGAGCACATTCCGATCCACCACGAAAACGAGATCGCGCAGAACGAAGGCAGTGGCCTCCTCACCGTACGTTTTTGGGTCCACAACGAGCACCTACTGCTTGAAGGCGGAAAGATGTCGAAATCGCTCGGCAACATCCTCTCGCTCGACGACCTTGCGGCTCGCGGCGTCTCTCCCCTTTCATTTCGCTACTGGCTCCTCACCGCGCACTATCGGTCTCCCGTGAATTTCACTTGGGCAGCCGTCACGGGAGCGCAGCACGCACTCTCGCGTCTCAGTCAATATGCGGTCAGTGCGCGAGGAGGGTCTGACCCTCCTCGCGAGGAGGGTCAGACCCTCCTCGCGCAAACTCGCACTACGCAAACATACAACGATCGGTTCATTGAACGTATCAACGACGACCTCGACACACCAGGCGCGCTTGCAGCGCTCTGGCACATGGTCAAAGATGATTCGGTTCCGATCGAGGAAAAACGCGAGGCACTCCTTGATTTCGACCGAGTGCTCGGCCTTGGGTTCAAGGAGCGCGGAGGCGAACTCGCCGCGCTCGCCGAAGAGCCCGTGGTCCCTATTGAGAATCTGCCGGAGGACGTACAAAACCTTGTTCGCGAGCGCGATAAGGCGCGCTCGGAGAAAGATTGGGCACGCGCAGATGCGCTCCGGGCCGCTATCCACAGCCGCGGCGTCAACATCGAAGACACAGCCAGGGGATCAGTGATATCATTCCAAAAAGCCCCGTAG
- a CDS encoding GspE/PulE family protein, protein MAKKQYESKGEDGAKTVETAEKDEEQRSVGTDAPETEAAATDDTFDIKALLLKENYIAEQDVARVEQILKDHDTTFEQAVLSSGILTRELLGQAIAEHFHVPYADIETKQPPREQVLKIPEEVAVAFHAVLFGEGAEEVAVTTDRPTAPGLHEALAPLFVGKKVALHYSLPEDIDVIFRHYRKSLETRFSQIVASEEHVAPEILEEIFADALTSRASDVHFEPQESEVVIRFRIDGVLHDAGHIPKEYYDNVLNRVKVESGLRIDEHFAAQDGSMRYRHELLKEKQVVDMRVSIVPVVDGEKIAVRLLSEYIRSLALSELGLSPRNQELLRTVLKKPVGMVLVTGPTGAGKTTLLYAMLKTIIRPGVNITTIEDPVEYKMAGVNQIQVNIATDLTFAKGLRSIVRQDPNIILVGEIRDQETAEISVNAALTGHLLLSTFHANDASTAIPRLLYMGIEPFLLASTLEVVVAQRLLRRLCTTCRVSETLSPEKIKKDYPEAAGTLPHKPLTLYRGKGCETCQGTGYRGRIAVFELLAITREVHDLILTNPPAQKIWDLAKKQGAVSLFEDGIEKALAGVTTVEEVLRVAAPS, encoded by the coding sequence ATGGCTAAAAAACAATATGAGTCAAAAGGGGAAGACGGCGCAAAAACGGTAGAGACGGCAGAGAAAGACGAGGAACAGAGGAGCGTGGGTACTGACGCGCCCGAGACAGAGGCGGCTGCGACGGACGATACGTTTGACATAAAGGCACTATTGCTCAAGGAAAATTACATCGCCGAGCAGGATGTCGCACGCGTGGAGCAAATACTGAAAGACCATGATACGACCTTCGAGCAGGCAGTGCTCTCAAGCGGCATCTTGACGCGCGAGCTTCTGGGGCAGGCGATCGCAGAGCATTTCCATGTACCCTATGCGGATATTGAAACCAAGCAGCCTCCGCGTGAACAGGTTTTGAAAATTCCTGAAGAAGTGGCCGTGGCATTCCACGCCGTTCTCTTTGGGGAAGGGGCAGAGGAGGTTGCCGTGACCACTGATCGCCCGACAGCGCCCGGCCTCCATGAGGCCCTCGCGCCGCTTTTTGTCGGCAAAAAGGTGGCCCTGCACTACTCGTTGCCGGAAGACATTGACGTCATTTTTCGACATTATCGGAAATCGCTTGAGACGCGCTTCAGCCAGATCGTTGCTTCAGAGGAGCACGTTGCGCCGGAAATTCTTGAGGAGATTTTTGCGGACGCCCTGACGTCCCGCGCGTCTGATGTTCACTTCGAGCCGCAGGAATCAGAGGTGGTGATCCGTTTTCGTATAGACGGCGTACTCCATGACGCAGGGCATATCCCGAAAGAGTATTACGACAATGTGCTTAATCGCGTCAAGGTTGAGTCGGGCCTGCGCATTGATGAGCACTTTGCGGCGCAGGACGGTTCGATGCGCTATCGACACGAACTGCTGAAGGAAAAGCAGGTCGTTGATATGCGCGTCTCCATAGTGCCGGTTGTTGACGGGGAAAAAATCGCGGTGCGGCTTCTTTCCGAGTATATTCGCTCTCTTGCACTCTCAGAACTCGGGCTCTCTCCGCGCAACCAGGAGTTGCTTCGTACGGTCTTAAAAAAACCAGTTGGCATGGTGCTGGTGACCGGTCCGACCGGCGCAGGAAAAACGACGCTCCTCTATGCGATGTTGAAAACCATTATTCGTCCCGGAGTGAACATTACAACCATCGAAGATCCGGTTGAGTATAAAATGGCCGGCGTGAACCAAATTCAGGTCAATATCGCGACAGATCTTACCTTTGCAAAGGGCTTGCGTTCTATAGTGCGTCAAGACCCGAACATCATTTTGGTCGGCGAGATTCGCGATCAAGAGACGGCTGAAATCTCGGTGAACGCCGCGCTTACCGGCCATCTGCTGCTCTCGACATTTCATGCAAACGATGCGTCAACCGCGATTCCCCGGCTGCTCTACATGGGCATCGAGCCGTTCCTGCTCGCGTCAACGCTCGAAGTCGTCGTTGCGCAGCGGCTGCTGCGACGATTATGCACGACGTGCCGTGTCTCTGAAACGTTGTCTCCAGAAAAGATAAAAAAAGATTACCCCGAAGCGGCGGGCACGCTCCCGCATAAGCCGCTGACCCTCTATCGCGGCAAGGGGTGCGAAACCTGCCAGGGGACTGGCTATCGCGGACGTATCGCCGTATTTGAGCTTCTGGCGATCACGCGCGAGGTGCATGATTTGATTTTGACCAACCCGCCCGCACAGAAGATATGGGACCTTGCAAAAAAGCAAGGGGCGGTCTCACTGTTCGAAGACGGGATCGAGAAGGCGCTTGCCGGTGTCACGACCGTTGAGGAGGTGTTGCGCGTCGCGGCGCCGTCCTAA
- a CDS encoding response regulator, whose translation MSTTPPLRHIMLCEDDLPITRALALKLTRAGYHTTVASSGVDAIELLGQTHYDLIILDLVMPNKDGFEVLAELREADKRTPVIIWSNLSQSEDVARARALGVEDYWFKYNTSLREVVDRVRAFFAKT comes from the coding sequence ATGAGCACGACTCCGCCACTTCGCCACATCATGCTCTGCGAAGACGATCTGCCTATTACACGGGCACTCGCCTTGAAGCTCACGCGGGCCGGATACCACACGACCGTCGCTTCAAGCGGCGTAGACGCGATCGAGCTCCTGGGACAAACACACTACGATCTTATCATTCTTGACCTCGTCATGCCGAACAAAGATGGTTTTGAGGTACTTGCAGAACTCCGCGAGGCGGATAAACGCACACCCGTCATCATCTGGTCGAATTTGAGCCAGTCAGAGGACGTGGCCCGCGCTCGTGCTCTTGGGGTCGAGGATTATTGGTTCAAATACAATACGTCACTCCGTGAGGTCGTGGATCGTGTACGGGCATTTTTTGCAAAGACGTAG
- a CDS encoding DUF58 domain-containing protein, with translation MPTPPLKKPTSLLRFRIDKVIADFRGGVHRSAVSGSGIDFRMVREYDLADPLSRIDWLASARLSDDDTALVVREYHPDREIGVLCAIDAGSTMEHPRRKRAYSEALAWLFALSAFRYRDRFELVHFDVRSVRSTDWGRTETWLADATFDTEPSDLTQYIGARQLTNTLLIVISDFNETTPEYMRRFRTLDFGSRNVQGVFFMLDEWAGFEPVRFRAAFFDSLSRSTRALSLHRGGRAEREALCQSRCFEELRRIARPLDIPCITVPLISADPLGIVHKAFLRLGLE, from the coding sequence ATGCCAACTCCACCCCTGAAGAAACCGACGTCGCTTCTCCGGTTCAGGATAGACAAGGTTATCGCGGACTTTCGAGGTGGTGTGCACCGAAGCGCGGTTTCGGGAAGCGGGATTGATTTTCGGATGGTGCGCGAGTACGATCTTGCCGATCCTCTCTCACGCATAGATTGGCTTGCATCGGCGCGCCTTTCTGATGACGATACGGCACTCGTGGTCCGCGAGTATCACCCTGACCGCGAGATCGGCGTACTCTGTGCGATAGACGCCGGGAGCACAATGGAGCACCCGAGACGAAAGCGTGCATACAGCGAGGCGCTTGCCTGGCTCTTCGCGCTCTCTGCGTTCCGGTATCGCGATCGATTCGAGCTCGTGCATTTTGACGTGCGGTCGGTGCGGAGCACCGACTGGGGCAGGACGGAGACGTGGCTTGCCGATGCGACGTTTGATACAGAGCCGTCCGACCTCACTCAGTATATTGGAGCACGCCAGCTTACGAACACGCTCCTCATTGTCATTTCCGACTTCAACGAAACGACGCCTGAGTATATGCGACGATTCCGCACGCTTGACTTCGGCAGTCGGAATGTGCAGGGTGTGTTTTTTATGCTCGATGAGTGGGCGGGGTTTGAGCCAGTTCGTTTTCGCGCAGCGTTTTTTGACTCTTTGAGCAGATCAACACGTGCGCTTTCGCTGCATAGGGGAGGCCGAGCAGAGCGTGAGGCACTCTGCCAGAGCAGGTGTTTTGAGGAGCTCCGCAGGATCGCTCGGCCCCTTGATATCCCCTGCATCACCGTTCCGCTTATTTCTGCTGATCCACTTGGAATCGTCCACAAGGCGTTTTTGAGGCTTGGCCTCGAATGA
- a CDS encoding response regulator, whose protein sequence is MVVIPKKGTILIVEDQAPLARALMLKLQSAGFNPEVLDDGREVVDRIKKTHYDLVILDLVMPNKDGFEVLAELREADKRTPVIIWSNLSQPEDIARAKELGAVDYWVKLGTPLAVVVERIVQQLTSKPRV, encoded by the coding sequence ATGGTCGTTATACCAAAAAAGGGCACGATTTTAATCGTGGAGGATCAAGCGCCGCTTGCGCGGGCGCTCATGTTGAAGCTCCAGAGTGCGGGGTTTAATCCGGAAGTGCTGGACGACGGGCGTGAGGTTGTTGATCGCATAAAGAAAACGCACTACGACCTTGTAATTCTTGACCTCGTCATGCCGAACAAAGATGGTTTTGAAGTACTTGCAGAACTCCGCGAGGCGGATAAACGCACACCCGTCATCATCTGGTCGAATTTGAGCCAACCGGAAGATATTGCGCGTGCGAAAGAGCTTGGCGCCGTTGATTACTGGGTGAAGCTCGGCACGCCGCTTGCGGTGGTCGTCGAACGTATTGTACAACAGCTTACTTCAAAACCGCGCGTGTAG
- a CDS encoding Ig-like domain-containing protein, whose product MNMRTKVFFVGVISIVCLFALSTEIAQTEASGAPIIISAFPTNNATNAGLGAVSTLTFSEALDPASVNTTNIKLATTVGNSAVPFTTNYTPGTTLVTITPTGDLKPGISYTLSVTTGIKDTTATPLAAPYATTFTTGFIKWHAGAYILGNVDQNVVAADGFLTSESSTYATGFAMRASWVLLEGAGEGIYNWTPLDANLNVLKSKGKKVSLAVFPFQPVRITSGCNPSTQDCLDFFPHPSWVRPSQTYYALFKDDKNCRAYPVPWDPVVNEKWLNFLRALARHLAEANLLDTVSYVNGAGDAITLNWGIHNQILKTYSDPSCTVSTTWSALGYTSQKMIDVIKQNIDAFAHAFPDKIQWFSVGDIVMTPQLDPSKSYVAQESLNYGLARYPDRFGLWREDLSAKRLGKTPPPSESIWELMSKYRPKLGAQMIAPAGGTTMSVPGTAKDVALRTAIEIGSSNDTGSVDGTPDGYYVMPYQEIYQLDVADADPLMIQVFKDATTIFKWQSDATPPSIPSTPSASAITTSSVTLSWSASTDRWDKTNSYTDSLTNVVDYWVYLGTTQGGKEVENTNQLGNVTTYTARMQQTSGV is encoded by the coding sequence ATGAATATGCGAACAAAAGTATTCTTCGTCGGAGTTATAAGTATTGTATGTCTCTTTGCACTCTCGACTGAAATTGCGCAGACAGAAGCCTCTGGAGCGCCTATCATCATCTCTGCTTTTCCCACAAACAACGCCACGAATGCGGGACTGGGCGCGGTTTCCACGCTCACGTTCTCCGAAGCTCTTGATCCCGCATCCGTAAACACAACCAATATCAAGCTTGCCACCACGGTAGGAAATAGCGCCGTTCCCTTCACCACCAACTACACCCCGGGCACTACTCTTGTGACGATAACACCGACAGGCGATCTTAAACCCGGCATCTCTTACACCCTTTCCGTAACCACGGGAATCAAAGACACAACAGCCACGCCTCTTGCTGCTCCCTATGCCACCACCTTCACCACCGGCTTTATAAAGTGGCATGCGGGGGCGTATATCCTGGGCAATGTTGACCAAAATGTCGTCGCCGCCGACGGATTTTTGACCAGCGAGAGCAGTACATACGCCACCGGTTTTGCGATGCGGGCGAGCTGGGTTCTTCTTGAGGGAGCAGGGGAAGGAATATATAACTGGACACCTCTTGACGCGAATCTTAACGTGCTCAAATCGAAAGGGAAAAAGGTTTCTCTGGCTGTTTTTCCGTTCCAGCCGGTGCGTATCACATCCGGGTGCAACCCTAGCACACAGGATTGCCTTGACTTCTTCCCGCACCCGTCATGGGTACGGCCCTCCCAGACGTATTACGCCTTGTTCAAAGACGATAAGAACTGCCGCGCCTATCCTGTCCCATGGGACCCAGTGGTGAATGAAAAATGGCTCAACTTCCTGCGCGCGCTCGCGCGGCACCTCGCCGAGGCCAATCTTCTGGACACGGTCAGCTATGTGAACGGCGCCGGAGACGCCATCACGCTCAACTGGGGCATACACAATCAGATCCTAAAGACATATTCGGACCCTTCCTGCACCGTTTCCACAACATGGTCTGCTTTAGGGTACACGTCACAAAAAATGATAGACGTTATCAAGCAAAACATTGATGCCTTTGCGCACGCGTTTCCAGACAAGATACAATGGTTCTCTGTCGGGGACATTGTGATGACGCCACAACTCGATCCGAGCAAATCATATGTCGCCCAAGAATCTCTCAATTACGGCCTTGCGCGGTATCCGGACCGCTTCGGGCTCTGGAGAGAGGATCTCTCGGCAAAACGTCTAGGCAAAACCCCGCCGCCTTCCGAAAGCATTTGGGAGCTTATGTCCAAATACCGTCCCAAACTCGGTGCACAGATGATCGCTCCTGCGGGAGGTACGACCATGAGCGTTCCGGGCACTGCAAAGGACGTTGCGCTTCGCACCGCAATCGAAATCGGGAGCTCCAACGATACTGGCAGTGTAGACGGTACTCCCGACGGATATTACGTGATGCCCTATCAGGAAATTTATCAACTGGATGTGGCTGATGCCGATCCGCTCATGATCCAGGTGTTCAAGGATGCCACCACCATCTTCAAATGGCAATCTGACGCAACGCCGCCTTCCATCCCTTCAACGCCGTCTGCAAGCGCTATCACCACCAGCAGCGTTACGCTCTCTTGGTCAGCATCTACCGATCGTTGGGACAAGACTAACAGCTACACCGATTCCTTGACGAATGTTGTCGACTACTGGGTCTATCTCGGCACGACACAGGGCGGGAAAGAGGTCGAGAACACCAACCAGCTCGGCAACGTCACCACCTACACCGCAAGGATGCAACAAACAAGTGGGGTATAA
- a CDS encoding response regulator, which yields MSMETPGEKNSQNAGATVLLVEDNVYTRGILRIALTQNGYRVLDAEDGVVAEKILTGTEHVGTIDCIVLDRLMPHMGGDELLARIKQNPSIAGIPIIILSDLESDEGVAKDRRLGAATYLVKVRNIPYGVVEKVKQLVAESRPSDHSHNTASPPPTLSK from the coding sequence ATGAGCATGGAGACACCGGGAGAAAAAAATAGTCAAAACGCCGGGGCCACCGTGCTCCTTGTTGAGGACAACGTCTACACACGAGGTATCCTCCGCATTGCGCTCACACAAAACGGTTACCGCGTACTCGACGCCGAAGACGGCGTCGTTGCAGAAAAAATTTTAACCGGCACGGAACACGTCGGGACTATTGACTGTATAGTCCTCGATCGCTTGATGCCCCATATGGGTGGTGACGAGCTTCTTGCACGCATAAAACAAAATCCGAGCATCGCAGGGATTCCGATCATCATCCTCTCCGATCTTGAATCTGACGAGGGCGTAGCAAAAGACAGACGCCTCGGCGCTGCGACCTACCTCGTCAAGGTACGCAACATTCCCTACGGAGTCGTCGAGAAAGTGAAGCAGCTTGTCGCTGAGTCGCGCCCGAGCGACCACTCTCATAACACCGCGTCTCCACCGCCCACTCTGTCAAAATAA